The Bacillus andreraoultii genome includes a window with the following:
- a CDS encoding RNA-binding S4 domain-containing protein, producing the protein MRLDKFLKVSRLIKRRTLAKEVSDQGRISINGKTAKASSEVQVGDELVIKFGQRVVTVKIDKLQETTKKEDANTMYTILKDERINE; encoded by the coding sequence ATGCGACTAGATAAATTTCTAAAAGTATCACGCTTAATTAAACGAAGAACATTAGCAAAGGAAGTATCAGATCAAGGAAGAATTTCAATTAATGGGAAAACGGCTAAGGCAAGCTCTGAAGTGCAAGTGGGCGATGAACTTGTTATTAAGTTTGGCCAACGGGTTGTTACGGTTAAAATAGATAAATTACAAGAAACGACGAAAAAGGAAGATGCAAATACCATGTATACCATTCTTAAAGATGAACGAATCAATGAATAA